A genome region from Staphylococcus capitis subsp. capitis includes the following:
- a CDS encoding acetyl/propionyl/methylcrotonyl-CoA carboxylase subunit alpha, with amino-acid sequence MYRCLIANRGEIAVRIIRACREMKIETVAIYAKGDEDSLHVSLADQAICIGEANPLDSYLNIERIISAAEITGANAIHPGYGFLSESTTFAEAVEENDIHFIGPNKKTMEMMGDKITARQTVHAANVPVIPGSDGEVESVDEIKKLAEEIGYPLVLKAASGGGGKGIRIVKEPEQLEKSLKEAKSEGQKYFNDDRVYVEAFIPVAKHVEVQVIGDGKNNYVHLGERDCSVQRKNQKLIEESPCAALTDERRERICNDAVKVAKASNYRSAGTIEFLVTEDAHYFIEMNARIQVEHTVTEMRADRDLLQAQLYLLQYGELPFQQEDIVFNGHVIEARINAENPEKKFQPTPGKVKKLHLPQGFNIRVDSLLYSGYQVSPYYDSLVAKVIVKDSNRQTAINKLKVALDEMVIEGFTTTADFLYAVLSYPLYADGDASEVDIKFLEKHQIIKGVDL; translated from the coding sequence ATGTATCGTTGTTTGATTGCAAACAGAGGGGAAATAGCCGTAAGGATTATTCGCGCATGTAGAGAGATGAAAATCGAAACAGTAGCCATCTATGCCAAAGGCGACGAAGATAGTCTGCATGTAAGTTTAGCTGATCAAGCGATTTGTATTGGAGAAGCTAATCCTTTAGATAGCTATTTAAATATAGAACGTATTATCTCAGCAGCAGAAATTACCGGAGCAAATGCGATACACCCTGGTTACGGTTTCTTATCTGAATCAACCACTTTTGCTGAAGCTGTTGAAGAAAATGATATCCACTTTATTGGCCCTAATAAAAAGACAATGGAAATGATGGGGGATAAAATTACAGCTCGTCAGACCGTTCATGCTGCAAATGTTCCAGTAATCCCTGGATCTGACGGCGAGGTTGAATCTGTTGATGAAATTAAAAAACTCGCGGAAGAAATAGGATACCCCCTTGTTCTTAAAGCTGCAAGTGGTGGTGGAGGTAAGGGTATCCGTATCGTTAAAGAACCGGAACAATTAGAAAAATCATTAAAAGAAGCTAAAAGTGAAGGTCAAAAATATTTTAATGATGATCGTGTATACGTTGAAGCTTTTATTCCCGTTGCAAAGCATGTAGAGGTTCAAGTCATCGGCGATGGTAAAAATAACTATGTTCATTTAGGTGAACGTGATTGTTCAGTGCAACGAAAAAATCAAAAACTTATTGAAGAATCACCTTGTGCTGCATTAACAGATGAAAGACGAGAACGGATTTGTAATGATGCTGTTAAAGTAGCAAAGGCATCTAATTATAGAAGTGCTGGTACAATTGAATTTTTAGTAACAGAGGATGCTCACTACTTTATTGAGATGAATGCACGTATCCAAGTCGAACATACAGTTACTGAAATGCGAGCAGATAGAGATCTTTTACAAGCACAATTGTACTTATTGCAATATGGTGAATTACCGTTCCAACAAGAAGATATAGTATTTAACGGACATGTAATTGAAGCACGTATTAATGCTGAAAATCCAGAAAAGAAATTCCAGCCCACTCCTGGTAAAGTGAAGAAATTACATTTACCACAAGGATTTAATATTCGAGTAGATTCTTTATTATATTCCGGTTATCAAGTATCACCATATTATGACTCACTTGTAGCAAAAGTGATTGTAAAAGACTCAAATAGACAAACAGCTATCAATAAATTGAAAGTTGCATTAGATGAAATGGTTATTGAAGGTTTCACTACAACAGCAGATTTCTTATACGCAGTATTAAGTTATCCGTTATATGCAGATGGTGATGCAAGTGAAGTTGATATTAAATTCTTAGAGAAGCATCAAATCATTAAAGGGGTGGATTTATAA
- the pxpA gene encoding 5-oxoprolinase subunit PxpA, giving the protein MQIDLNCDLGEAFGNYSFGGDKDIIPLITSANIACGFHAGDENVMNETIQLAKENNVGIGAHPGLPDLQGFGRRKMDIKPKEIYNLVVYQLGALNGFCKIHGTRINHVKPHGALYNMGAKNKEIAQAIAQAVYDFDKSLVLVGLSNTLLISEAEALGLRTASEVFADRRYEDDGQLVSRQESDATITNTDEALQQVLKMVTENKVVSKNGKEIDLQADTICVHGDGAHALDFVTQIRKKLTKEGIDIQSL; this is encoded by the coding sequence ATGCAAATCGATTTGAATTGTGATTTAGGTGAAGCATTTGGAAATTATTCATTTGGTGGCGACAAAGATATTATTCCATTAATTACTTCGGCAAACATTGCTTGTGGTTTTCACGCCGGTGATGAAAATGTAATGAATGAGACAATACAACTTGCTAAAGAAAATAATGTAGGCATAGGAGCACATCCAGGTTTACCTGATTTACAAGGTTTCGGCAGACGCAAAATGGATATTAAACCTAAAGAAATCTACAATTTAGTTGTCTACCAATTAGGTGCTTTGAATGGTTTTTGTAAAATTCATGGAACTCGTATAAATCATGTTAAACCTCATGGTGCTTTATATAACATGGGCGCTAAAAATAAAGAAATTGCTCAAGCTATTGCACAAGCGGTTTATGATTTCGATAAGTCCTTAGTGCTAGTTGGACTATCTAATACATTGTTAATTTCAGAAGCTGAAGCGCTTGGTTTACGTACTGCTTCAGAAGTTTTTGCAGATCGTCGTTATGAAGATGATGGTCAGCTTGTAAGTCGTCAAGAATCAGATGCGACAATTACAAATACGGATGAAGCATTACAGCAAGTGTTAAAAATGGTTACTGAGAATAAAGTTGTTAGTAAAAATGGTAAAGAAATTGATTTACAAGCCGATACAATATGTGTCCATGGTGATGGTGCTCATGCACTTGATTTTGTAACTCAAATTAGAAAAAAATTAACGAAAGAAGGCATTGATATTCAATCCTTATAG
- a CDS encoding NRAMP family divalent metal transporter gives MGENFKQSNNQETKQSGKEFKFTKGHRRLLYGSVFLMATSAIGPAFLTQTAVFTAQFYASFAFAILISILIDIGAQINIWRVLVVTGLRGQEVSNKVVPGLGTVISILIAFGGLAFNIGNIAGAGLGLNAMFGLDVKWGAAITAIFSILIFVSKSGQKIMDVVSMILGVVMILVVAYVMVVSNPPYGDALVHMVAPEHPIKLILPIITLVGGTVGGYITFAGAHRLLDSGMKGKEFLPFVNRSAIAGILTTGVMRTLLFLAVLGVVVTGVTLSAENPPASVFEHAIGPIGKNIFGVVIFAAAMSSVIGSAYTSATFLKTLHKSLFNKNNLIVIMFIVISTLIFLFIGKPVSLLIIAGAINGWILPITLGAILIASRKKSIVGDYKHPTWMLVFGIIAVIVTIITGIFSLQDLASLWKG, from the coding sequence ATGGGAGAAAATTTTAAACAAAGCAACAATCAAGAAACAAAACAAAGTGGGAAAGAATTTAAATTTACAAAAGGTCATAGACGTTTATTATATGGTTCAGTATTTTTGATGGCTACTTCTGCCATTGGTCCGGCATTTCTTACTCAAACGGCTGTTTTCACAGCACAATTTTATGCTAGTTTTGCATTCGCTATTTTAATATCAATATTAATTGATATTGGTGCTCAAATTAATATTTGGCGTGTTTTAGTAGTTACTGGATTACGTGGTCAAGAAGTTTCAAATAAAGTTGTACCTGGATTAGGCACAGTGATATCAATATTAATAGCATTTGGGGGACTTGCATTTAATATAGGTAATATTGCAGGTGCAGGTCTTGGACTCAATGCAATGTTTGGTTTAGATGTTAAATGGGGTGCAGCTATAACTGCAATATTCTCTATCTTAATCTTTGTAAGTAAAAGTGGCCAAAAAATAATGGATGTAGTATCTATGATTCTAGGGGTAGTAATGATTTTGGTCGTTGCATATGTGATGGTAGTTTCTAATCCTCCATACGGTGATGCATTAGTACACATGGTTGCACCTGAACATCCAATTAAACTTATTTTACCTATAATTACTTTAGTTGGAGGCACTGTAGGTGGTTATATAACTTTTGCTGGAGCACACCGATTATTAGACTCTGGCATGAAAGGTAAAGAGTTTTTACCTTTCGTTAACAGATCTGCGATTGCAGGTATTTTAACAACAGGAGTTATGAGAACTTTACTTTTCTTAGCAGTTTTAGGTGTGGTTGTTACTGGAGTTACGTTAAGTGCAGAAAATCCACCTGCTTCAGTGTTTGAACACGCTATTGGTCCAATAGGAAAAAATATATTTGGTGTAGTTATTTTTGCAGCAGCGATGTCATCTGTTATCGGTTCAGCATATACAAGTGCAACCTTCTTGAAGACATTACATAAGTCTTTATTTAATAAAAATAATTTAATAGTCATTATGTTTATAGTTATCTCAACATTAATTTTCTTATTCATTGGTAAACCTGTAAGTTTACTTATAATTGCGGGAGCAATCAATGGTTGGATTTTACCAATCACACTAGGGGCTATCTTAATTGCTAGTCGTAAAAAATCTATTGTTGGAGATTATAAACATCCTACTTGGATGCTTGTTTTCGGAATCATAGCAGTTATAGTTACGATTATCACTGGTATTTTCTCTCTACAAGATTTAGCAAGCTTATGGAAAGGTTAA
- the mtnN gene encoding 5'-methylthioadenosine/S-adenosylhomocysteine nucleosidase, which produces MIGIIGAMEKEVGILKDKIVDLSEISVAHVKFYTGTLNNKDIVLTQSGIGKVNATISTTLLIEKFNPDIVINTGSAGALDESLKVGDVLVSNEVIYHDVDATAFGYAYGQIPQMPERYESSEKLLEKTIDILKQQQLNGKVGMITSGDSFIGSAQQRNKIKSQFPDAMAVEMEATAIAQTCFQFNVPFIVTRAVSDLANGEADISFEEFLGQAAISSSETVELLVKSL; this is translated from the coding sequence ATGATAGGCATAATTGGAGCTATGGAAAAAGAAGTAGGTATACTCAAAGATAAAATTGTCGACTTAAGTGAAATTAGTGTGGCACACGTAAAATTCTATACTGGTACACTTAATAATAAAGACATTGTTTTAACTCAAAGTGGAATAGGTAAAGTGAATGCTACTATATCTACGACTTTATTAATTGAAAAATTCAATCCTGATATAGTAATTAATACAGGTTCTGCTGGCGCTCTTGATGAGAGTTTAAAAGTGGGTGACGTATTAGTTAGTAATGAAGTCATTTATCATGATGTAGATGCAACAGCATTTGGTTATGCTTATGGTCAAATCCCGCAAATGCCAGAGCGTTATGAGTCTAGTGAAAAATTATTAGAAAAAACAATTGATATATTAAAACAGCAACAGCTAAATGGTAAAGTGGGCATGATTACTAGTGGCGATAGTTTTATTGGTAGTGCTCAACAACGAAATAAAATTAAATCACAATTTCCAGATGCAATGGCAGTAGAAATGGAAGCGACAGCTATTGCACAAACATGTTTCCAATTTAACGTTCCATTTATTGTGACGAGAGCAGTTTCAGATTTAGCTAATGGAGAAGCAGATATTTCATTTGAAGAATTTTTAGGTCAAGCTGCGATTTCTTCTAGTGAGACAGTTGAATTGTTAGTTAAATCATTATAA
- a CDS encoding YqeG family HAD IIIA-type phosphatase yields the protein MGIIKNLFMPNAYVQSVFDIDIEKLASMGVKGIITDLDNTLVGWDVKEPTERIKEWFSKARELGITITIVSNNNEERVSSFSKDLEVDFIFKARKPMGKAFIKAIKQMNIQAKETVVIGDQMLTDVFGGNRNGLYTIMVVPVKRTDGFVTKFNRLIERRLLNHFRKKGYIKWEE from the coding sequence ATGGGTATTATTAAAAATTTATTTATGCCAAATGCATACGTACAATCTGTATTCGATATAGATATAGAAAAATTAGCGAGTATGGGAGTTAAAGGAATCATTACAGACCTGGATAACACCCTTGTTGGTTGGGACGTTAAAGAGCCTACCGAGAGAATTAAAGAGTGGTTCTCTAAAGCACGTGAGCTTGGTATTACAATTACAATTGTGTCGAACAATAATGAAGAACGTGTATCTAGTTTTTCTAAAGATTTAGAAGTAGATTTTATATTCAAAGCACGTAAACCAATGGGTAAAGCTTTTATAAAAGCTATTAAACAAATGAATATACAAGCTAAAGAAACTGTTGTTATTGGAGATCAAATGCTTACAGATGTTTTCGGTGGTAATCGCAATGGACTATATACTATTATGGTCGTTCCAGTTAAAAGAACTGATGGCTTTGTGACTAAATTTAATCGTCTAATTGAAAGACGCTTATTAAATCATTTTAGAAAAAAAGGTTATATCAAATGGGAGGAATAG
- the yqeH gene encoding ribosome biogenesis GTPase YqeH, whose product MSELLKCIGCGAPLQSEDKNAPGYVPEHNMFREDVICQRCFRLKNYNEVQDVGMDSEDFLNLLTGLSNKSGIVVNVVDVFDFEGSFINAIKRIVGNKKIILAANKLDLLPKQINQRRVKEWLKKTARKYGLEADDVVLISADKGWGIEELMQSINQVRNNEDVYVVGTTNVGKSTLINKLIEISVGEKDVVTTSRFPGTTLDMIDIPLDETTFMYDTPGIIQEHQMTNYVSDIELKTIMPKKEIKQRVYQLNEEQTLFFGGLARIDYVSGGKRSLVCFFSNDLNIHRTKTEKANELWKNQLGSLLTPPHDASQFDLNDVKAVRLETGKAKRDVMISGLGFITIDEGAKVIVRVPKNVDVILRNSIL is encoded by the coding sequence TTGAGTGAATTACTAAAATGTATTGGTTGTGGCGCTCCACTACAATCAGAAGATAAAAATGCTCCAGGCTATGTACCTGAACATAATATGTTCCGTGAAGATGTTATATGTCAAAGATGTTTTAGATTAAAAAATTATAATGAAGTTCAAGATGTTGGGATGGACAGTGAGGATTTCTTAAATTTATTAACTGGTCTTTCTAATAAATCTGGTATTGTAGTTAATGTTGTGGATGTTTTTGACTTTGAAGGTTCATTTATTAATGCAATTAAGCGTATTGTAGGTAATAAAAAAATCATTTTAGCTGCAAACAAACTTGATCTACTACCTAAACAAATCAATCAGCGTCGTGTAAAAGAGTGGTTAAAGAAAACTGCTAGAAAATACGGCTTAGAAGCCGATGATGTTGTACTTATTTCAGCCGATAAAGGTTGGGGCATTGAAGAGTTGATGCAGTCAATTAATCAAGTAAGAAATAATGAGGACGTTTATGTCGTAGGTACGACTAATGTAGGGAAATCTACTTTAATTAATAAATTAATTGAAATTAGTGTTGGTGAAAAAGATGTAGTAACTACTTCAAGATTTCCAGGTACTACTTTGGACATGATTGATATTCCGCTTGATGAAACTACGTTTATGTATGATACACCTGGTATTATACAAGAGCATCAAATGACAAACTATGTCTCTGATATAGAATTAAAAACTATTATGCCTAAAAAGGAAATAAAACAACGCGTATATCAACTAAATGAAGAACAAACATTATTTTTTGGTGGTTTAGCTAGAATTGATTATGTATCTGGAGGTAAAAGATCATTAGTATGTTTCTTCTCCAATGATTTAAATATCCATAGAACAAAAACTGAAAAAGCTAATGAATTATGGAAAAATCAATTGGGTTCACTTTTAACACCACCACATGACGCAAGTCAATTTGATTTAAATGACGTAAAAGCTGTTAGATTAGAAACTGGTAAAGCTAAACGTGATGTAATGATATCAGGCTTAGGATTTATCACAATTGACGAAGGTGCAAAAGTGATCGTGCGTGTACCCAAAAATGTAGACGTCATTTTAAGAAATTCTATTTTATAA
- the aroE gene encoding shikimate dehydrogenase, translating to MKFAVIGHPISHSLSPIMHSANFSNLSLNYTYEPLDIPIDEFLLLRDIITEKKLSGFNVTIPHKERIIPYLDEVDEQSKTVGAVNTVLIRDGKWIGYNTDGIGYVTGLKQIYDDLKNAYILILGAGGASKGIANELTKFVEPKLTIANRTMSRFEDWNLDINAISLNDAEKYLDEFDIVINTTPAGMDKNNDSVINLRNLSPHTLVSDIVYIPYKTPILLEAESKGNPIYNGLDMFVYQGAESFKIWTGEQPNIQIMKNTVLDKLKGDL from the coding sequence ATGAAATTTGCAGTAATTGGCCATCCGATTTCTCATTCTTTATCACCTATAATGCATAGTGCTAACTTTTCAAATTTAAGTTTAAATTACACCTATGAACCACTAGACATTCCTATTGACGAATTCCTCTTACTTAGAGACATCATTACTGAAAAGAAACTTAGTGGATTTAATGTCACTATCCCTCATAAAGAGCGGATAATTCCTTACCTAGACGAGGTAGATGAGCAATCTAAAACAGTTGGTGCGGTAAATACTGTTTTAATTAGAGATGGTAAGTGGATAGGCTATAATACAGATGGAATAGGTTATGTAACTGGCTTAAAGCAAATTTATGATGATTTAAAGAATGCTTATATACTCATATTAGGTGCTGGTGGTGCAAGTAAAGGAATTGCTAACGAATTAACTAAATTTGTTGAACCTAAATTAACGATTGCTAATCGTACAATGTCAAGATTTGAAGATTGGAATTTAGATATTAATGCTATTTCTCTAAATGACGCTGAGAAGTATTTGGATGAATTTGATATCGTTATTAATACAACACCTGCTGGGATGGATAAAAACAATGATAGTGTGATAAATCTAAGAAATTTATCTCCTCATACGTTAGTAAGTGATATAGTGTACATTCCTTATAAGACTCCAATCTTATTAGAAGCTGAAAGTAAAGGTAACCCCATTTATAATGGTTTAGATATGTTTGTGTATCAAGGTGCTGAAAGCTTTAAAATTTGGACAGGAGAACAACCTAATATTCAAATCATGAAAAATACTGTATTAGATAAATTAAAAGGAGATTTATAA
- the yhbY gene encoding ribosome assembly RNA-binding protein YhbY, translating into MLTGKQKRYLRSLAHNTDPTFQIGKGGINENMISQIDETLEKRELIKIHVLQNNFDDKNELANELSQATKSELVQVIGSMIVLYKESQENKDIFLP; encoded by the coding sequence ATGTTAACTGGAAAACAAAAGAGATACTTACGTAGTTTAGCTCATAATACTGATCCAACTTTCCAAATAGGTAAAGGTGGAATTAACGAAAATATGATTTCTCAAATTGATGAAACCTTAGAGAAAAGAGAACTCATTAAAATACATGTTTTACAAAATAATTTTGATGATAAAAATGAATTAGCTAATGAACTTAGTCAAGCAACTAAAAGTGAATTAGTACAAGTAATCGGGTCAATGATTGTACTTTATAAAGAATCTCAAGAAAATAAAGACATCTTTTTACCCTAA
- a CDS encoding nicotinate-nucleotide adenylyltransferase, with translation MSKKIVLYGGQFNPIHTAHMVVASEVFHELQPDEFYFLPSYMAPLKEHQDFLDASYRMKMIEFVIEELGFGKICTSELDRKGQSYTYDTLSEIKRNNPKDEFYFVIGTDQYEQLDKWFKIDELKKLITFVIVNRESDYQSVETGMISVKIPRIDISSTMIRDRVKNHKSIQALVPNKVEDYIEEEGLYGN, from the coding sequence ATGTCTAAAAAGATTGTATTATACGGCGGTCAATTTAACCCGATTCATACCGCTCATATGGTGGTAGCTAGCGAGGTGTTCCATGAATTACAACCTGATGAATTTTATTTCTTACCTAGTTACATGGCTCCGTTGAAAGAACATCAAGATTTCCTAGATGCTTCTTATCGTATGAAGATGATTGAATTTGTCATAGAGGAATTAGGTTTTGGAAAAATTTGTACTAGTGAATTAGATAGAAAAGGACAAAGCTATACTTATGACACGTTGTCTGAAATAAAGCGTAACAATCCTAAAGATGAATTTTATTTTGTAATAGGAACTGATCAATATGAGCAACTTGATAAGTGGTTTAAAATTGACGAATTAAAAAAGTTGATCACCTTCGTTATAGTTAATCGTGAGTCAGATTATCAAAGTGTCGAAACTGGTATGATATCGGTTAAAATACCTCGTATTGATATTAGTTCAACAATGATTCGAGACCGTGTTAAAAATCATAAATCTATACAAGCACTCGTCCCTAATAAAGTGGAGGACTATATTGAGGAGGAAGGACTTTATGGAAATTAG
- the yqeK gene encoding bis(5'-nucleosyl)-tetraphosphatase (symmetrical) YqeK, with product MEISEAKKRVKEKLPEKRYNHSLRVAETAVKLAEIYDGDKDKAELAGVLHDYCKYDDLSSMYQIVRQCELESDLLSYGSEILHGPVCAAIMEHDYHIEDEEVLLAIKYHTTGRQQMTKTEKLIFIADYIEPGRKTPGVEEIRDMAYNQGSLDKTIYEISKRTVLFLIGKDITVYGATIACLNYYNYSDERIKDD from the coding sequence ATGGAAATTAGTGAAGCTAAAAAGCGAGTGAAAGAAAAATTGCCCGAGAAGCGTTATAATCACTCGCTTAGAGTTGCTGAGACAGCTGTAAAATTAGCAGAAATATATGATGGAGATAAAGATAAAGCAGAATTAGCTGGTGTTTTACATGACTATTGTAAATATGATGATTTAAGTTCAATGTACCAGATTGTTAGACAATGTGAATTAGAGAGTGACTTACTTAGTTATGGAAGTGAAATCTTACACGGACCTGTTTGCGCTGCAATCATGGAACATGATTATCACATTGAAGATGAAGAGGTTTTACTAGCAATAAAATATCATACAACTGGGCGTCAGCAAATGACTAAAACAGAAAAGCTTATTTTTATTGCTGATTATATTGAACCTGGTAGAAAAACCCCAGGAGTTGAAGAAATTAGAGATATGGCATACAATCAAGGTAGCTTAGATAAAACAATTTATGAAATTTCTAAGCGAACAGTTTTATTTTTAATCGGTAAAGACATTACGGTATATGGCGCTACGATTGCATGCTTGAATTATTATAATTATAGTGACGAAAGAATAAAGGATGATTAA
- the rsfS gene encoding ribosome silencing factor, whose translation MSSEELLNIAVEATENKKAEDVISLNMQGISDMTDYFVVCHGNNERQVQSIARAVKEAVHEQGIDVKRMEGYNDARWVLIDLANVVVHIFHKDERNYYNIEKLYQDAPYESYGQVAY comes from the coding sequence ATGAGTTCAGAAGAATTATTAAATATTGCTGTCGAAGCGACAGAAAACAAAAAAGCAGAAGATGTAATTTCTCTTAATATGCAAGGTATCAGCGATATGACTGATTACTTTGTTGTGTGTCATGGTAACAATGAGCGACAAGTACAATCCATTGCAAGAGCTGTTAAAGAAGCTGTTCATGAGCAAGGTATTGATGTTAAACGTATGGAAGGTTATAACGACGCAAGATGGGTATTAATTGATTTAGCTAATGTTGTGGTTCATATTTTCCATAAAGATGAGCGAAATTATTATAATATCGAGAAATTATATCAAGATGCTCCGTATGAGTCATATGGTCAGGTTGCTTATTAA
- a CDS encoding class I SAM-dependent methyltransferase: MSQYEDMSLVYDQLTQDQPYDAWFNIVQTFSKRESNDILDLGCGTGNLTHMLVPLGNVIGMDLSVDMLTIANQKSNEVRWLEGDMTSFKLNQKFNIITIFCDSLNYLSSSKEVKETFNKVYQHLTDDGVFLFDVHTVHKMNTLFNNQSYIDETENVYLAWEAIQGNEPLSVYHEMTFFIHNNNGSYRRFDESHYQRTYEEDVYKRLLNEAGFKEIKTFTDFDFNQKEEDADRLFFVVKK, translated from the coding sequence ATGAGTCAATACGAAGATATGAGTTTGGTCTATGACCAGCTTACTCAAGATCAACCATATGATGCTTGGTTCAATATAGTTCAAACCTTTTCAAAGAGAGAATCTAATGACATTCTAGATTTAGGTTGCGGTACAGGAAATTTAACACATATGTTGGTTCCATTAGGCAATGTTATCGGAATGGATTTAAGTGTTGATATGTTAACTATCGCTAATCAAAAATCTAATGAGGTTAGATGGTTAGAAGGAGATATGACAAGTTTTAAGTTGAACCAAAAATTCAATATCATTACAATATTTTGTGATTCACTGAATTATTTATCTTCAAGTAAAGAAGTTAAAGAAACCTTTAATAAAGTTTACCAGCATTTAACCGATGATGGAGTATTTCTATTTGATGTGCATACTGTACATAAGATGAATACTTTATTTAATAATCAAAGTTATATTGATGAAACCGAAAATGTCTACTTAGCTTGGGAAGCAATTCAAGGTAATGAACCATTAAGTGTTTATCATGAAATGACTTTTTTCATTCATAATAATAATGGAAGTTATCGACGCTTTGATGAATCCCATTATCAACGCACATATGAAGAAGATGTTTATAAAAGGTTACTCAATGAGGCTGGTTTTAAAGAAATTAAAACTTTCACCGATTTTGATTTTAATCAAAAAGAAGAAGATGCTGATCGATTATTTTTCGTTGTAAAAAAATAG
- a CDS encoding ComE operon protein 2 produces MERIKWEEYFMAQSHLLALRSTCQRLSVGATIVKDNRIIAGGYNGSVAGEVHCIDEGCLIEDGHCIRTIHAEMNALLQCAKQGVSTEGATIYVTHFPCLNCTKSIIQSGIKTIYYAEDYHNHNYAIKLLNQSGIEYKKIPFTPEYVAQYLTQG; encoded by the coding sequence ATGGAACGAATTAAATGGGAAGAATATTTTATGGCTCAAAGTCATTTACTTGCTTTGAGATCAACATGTCAGAGACTATCTGTAGGAGCTACTATTGTTAAAGATAATCGAATTATAGCAGGAGGCTACAATGGTTCAGTTGCCGGTGAAGTGCACTGCATAGATGAAGGTTGCCTAATAGAAGATGGACATTGTATCAGAACAATTCATGCAGAAATGAATGCATTACTTCAGTGTGCTAAACAAGGCGTTTCAACAGAGGGAGCGACAATATATGTTACACATTTCCCTTGTTTAAATTGTACTAAATCTATTATTCAATCAGGGATTAAAACAATTTATTATGCTGAAGATTACCACAATCATAATTATGCGATTAAGTTACTAAATCAATCTGGTATTGAATATAAAAAAATTCCATTTACACCGGAATATGTAGCTCAATATCTAACACAGGGGTAA
- a CDS encoding ComEC/Rec2 family competence protein: MIYIALSFLVGILWMNFKVISISLFFLLILLIFIKKLKLPIILLIVVCPFFSNYITQTYNQRVDHEQLILMYNPKVNDYVKFKTLKVQNNFITGILVYKGKNYNFFYNNNNKTSITSLKHHTCSINGEFKFDKVPPSITLNEIHTNSCTFNDRFKFIYLHQDYIIDKIQHSGVNYPNRILALITGNPLLFNADFRDKVKDIGIYHLLAVSGTHVAAIILLIHQLLVRFNTPLVIIKTMIINVLVLYAVYTDFVPSAVRAISIAILVLILP, translated from the coding sequence ATGATATACATAGCACTATCATTTTTAGTAGGGATACTTTGGATGAATTTCAAAGTTATCTCTATCTCTTTATTTTTCCTTTTAATCTTATTAATCTTCATCAAAAAACTTAAACTTCCAATAATCTTACTTATTGTTGTGTGTCCTTTCTTTTCAAATTATATTACTCAAACATATAACCAACGTGTTGACCATGAACAACTCATACTAATGTATAATCCAAAAGTTAATGATTACGTAAAATTTAAAACACTTAAAGTTCAAAATAATTTTATTACTGGAATATTAGTTTATAAAGGTAAAAATTATAATTTCTTTTATAATAACAATAATAAGACAAGCATTACCTCCCTCAAACATCACACTTGTAGTATAAATGGGGAATTCAAGTTTGATAAAGTTCCTCCATCAATTACATTGAATGAAATTCACACAAATTCATGTACTTTTAATGATAGGTTTAAATTCATTTATCTCCATCAAGACTATATAATCGATAAGATTCAACATTCAGGTGTAAATTATCCCAATCGAATTTTAGCACTGATTACAGGTAATCCATTATTATTCAATGCTGATTTTAGAGATAAAGTGAAGGATATAGGTATATATCATTTACTAGCAGTGAGTGGGACTCATGTAGCAGCAATTATACTTCTCATTCATCAACTTTTAGTGAGATTTAACACGCCGCTTGTCATTATTAAAACAATGATTATTAATGTTTTAGTACTATACGCTGTTTATACTGACTTTGTTCCTAGCGCAGTAAGAGCAATTTCAATCGCAATATTAGTTTTAATCCTTCCCTAA